One Phoenix dactylifera cultivar Barhee BC4 chromosome 8, palm_55x_up_171113_PBpolish2nd_filt_p, whole genome shotgun sequence genomic window carries:
- the LOC103702529 gene encoding glycosyltransferase-like At2g41451 has product MAGLNAPLRAAAFSSAAAQPSFSSRIILLLTALPLALACLAFVLQWRGGLHDPASRWPTDTQMFPGMENSPLGSSSSSSSSLRSSSSSSDCTEILGRSSSPSFPFYRGWNFDFDPDPRPKICITTSTSAGLEQILPWLYYHKVIGVTTFFLFVEGQAAKPNVSAVLESIPGVKIIYRTSELEEKQAKSRIWNETWLSGFFYKPCNYELFVKQSLNMEMAIVLARDIGMDWIIHLDTDELIHPAGAREYSLRQLLSDVPGNVDMVIFPNYESSIERVDIKDPFTEISMFKKNYDHLPKETYFGLYKEATRGNPNYFLTYGNGKSAARIQEYLRPNGAHRWHNYMKTPNEIKLEEAAILHYTYTKFSDLTSRRDRCGCKPTKDDVKRCFMLEFDRDAFIIASTATEEEMLRWFRERVVWTDKQLNLKLLRKGILTRIYTPMAIIQALKESGVFTSAVVSAKTITREKFLSSVESLQNKNSSAVPNLRAGVNQSITASTLRGSSDGKSQATARRILEMSSVHKKAIPPMSPPNLADLHMETL; this is encoded by the exons ATGGCGGGTCTCAACGCCCCTCTGAGGGCGgccgccttctcctccgccgccgcccaaCCGAGCTTCTCCTCTCGGATCATCCTCCTCCTCACCGCGCTCCCCCTCGCCCTCGCCTGCTTGGCCTTCGTCCTCCAATGGCGCGGGGGGCTCCACGACCCCGCCTCCCGCTGGCCCACCGACACACAGATGTTCCCCGGCATGGAGAACAGCCCCCTAGGctcctcttcatcctcctcctcctccctccgctcctcttcctcctcctccgattGCACCGAGATCCTCGGCAGGagctcctccccctccttcccCTTCTACCGCGGCTGGAACTTCGATTTCGACCCCGATCCGCGACCCAAG ATATGTATCACAACGAGCACTTCAGCTGGTTTGGAGCAAATTCTGCCATGGTTGTACTATCACAAAGTCATCGGAGTTACAACCTTCTTTCTGTTTGTTGAAGGGCAGGCTGCAAAACCTAATGTTTCGGCAGTCCTTGAATCCATTCCT GGGGTCAAAATCATCTATAGAACTAGTGAACTCGAGGAGAAGCAAGCTAAAAG CCGTATCTGGAATGAGACTTGGTTGTCAGGCTTCTTTTACAAACCATGCAATTATGAACTATTTGTGAAACAGTCGTTGAATATGGAGATGGCCATTGTTTTGGCACGG GACATCGGTATGGACTGGATCATTCATCTTGACACTGATGAGTTAATACATCCAGCTGGTGCTCGAGAGTACTCTTTAAGGCAGTTGCTGTCAGATGTACCTGGCAATGTTGATATGGTTATCTTTCCAAATTAT GAAAGTAGCATAGAACGAGTTGATATTAAAGATCCATTTACTGAG atttctatgtttaagaagaatTATGATCATCTTCCCAAGGAAACATATTTTGGCTTATACAAGGAAGCAACACGTGGTAATCCAAACTACTTTCTTACTTACGGAAATGGGAAATCTGCTGCACGTATTCAAGAATATCTTCGCCCTAATGGTGCACATAGATGGCACAATTATATGAAGACCCCAAA TGAGATCAAATTGGAAGAGGCTGCAATTCTGCATTACACATATACCAAATTTTCAGACTTGACATCAAGGCGTGATAGATGTGGCTGTAAACCAACAAAGGATGATGTCAAGAGATGCTTTATGCTGGAGTTTGATAGAGAC GCTTTCATTATTGCATCAACTGCCACCGAGGAAGAAATGCTAAGATG GTTTCGTGAACGCGTGGTATGGACTGACAAACAACTCAATTTGAAACTCCTCAGGAAGGGTATCTTGACCCGAATATATACGCCCATG GCCATTATACAAGCTTTGAAGGAGTCTGGTGTTTTCACCTCGGCAGTTGTATCTGCAAAAACAATCACCCGGGAGAAATTTTTGTCTTCTGTGGAGAGTCTTCAGAACAAAAATTCTTCTGCAGTTCCTAATTTGAGGGCTGGTGTAAACCAATCAATTACCGCCAGCACCTTGAGAGGAAGCAGTGACGGTAAATCTCAAGCAACTGCAAGGAGAATATTGGAGATGAGCAGTGTCCACAAGAAAGCAATTCCACCAATGTCGCCCCCTAACTTGGCTGATCTCCACATGGAGACATTGTGA
- the LOC103702530 gene encoding 60S ribosomal protein L27-3-like encodes MVKFLKPGKAVIVLQGRFAGRKAVIIRCFDEGTRDRPYGHCLVAGILKYPKKVIRKDSAKKTAKKSRVKAFLKVVNYSHIMPTRYTLDVDLKDVVSLDALQSRDKKVAACKETKARFEERFKTGKNRWFFTKLRF; translated from the coding sequence ATGGTAAAGTTTTTAAAACCAGGGAAGGCGGTGATCGTCCTCCAGGGGCGGTTCGCCGGCCGGAAGGCGGTGATCATACGGTGCTTCGATGAGGGCACCCGCGACCGCCCCTACGGCCATTGCCTCGTCGCCGGCATCCTCAAGTATCCCAAGAAGGTCATCCGCAAGGATTCGGCCAAGAAGACGGCCAAGAAGTCCCGCGTCAAGGCCTTCTTGAAGGTGGTTAACTACAGCCACATCATGCCCACCCGCTATACCCTGGATGTGGATCTCAAGGACGTCGTCTCCCTCGACGCTCTCCAGTCCCGGGACAAGAAGGTGGCCGCCTGCAAGGAGACCAAGGCTCGCTTCGAGGAGCGCTTCAAGACCGGCAAGAACCGGTGGTTCTTCACTAAGCTCCGCTTCTAG
- the LOC103700269 gene encoding uncharacterized protein LOC103700269 translates to MTQLKSALLADFSRIFTVGRGFLEHAAGGSSLDLSAVLKLNYPEKSDIKSSLVNGTVESLDATNSPNHLSSIQVLAYAQKKYGYTMISQAEESCSHHKFEEESVEFDSNSYCPRFWSLADQFFRLDYGSDCSSPNCGPFGTSHDLFMSLNQIQCTEDGRFHFYIGFSNGSEHPYNSLFVPEKSLVAEGFWDPSGNRLCVMACRILNIQGDSLATASVDDCTIGFRLWFPEVLSIKSTSSVVGHMWSNKNVNDISYFSKVSFFSFGDNFGLSPGSKYKYTKLDTVRNLCVVNDVAKLEKRKYPGGRSFRDMKFGFYTTNSNGKNAWGQATPISLGETHYQNADPSGYVTPISVDETYYGDFDSFVAKPARTLVKKEQTHWDVSYRMSYTFSGSTVDENVPTEISAEGIYNAKTGMLCMVGCQYPSYSFSEKQGKGVNNSMDCEILINIQLPPLNPETGELFSGTIKSTREKSDPLFFDPVEVSAYAFVITGQTVRRMDIEIIMVVISLTLSCIFIGMQFYHLEKHFPSISITMLVVLTLGHMIPLTLNFRAMFYKNHDPPNILHWSNGWLDADEVIVRAMTMVSFLLHFCLLQVAWSSRSAKEGREGLWVAEKRGLMLCLALYLAGGLIAWFVHTRLYE, encoded by the coding sequence ATGAcccaactgaagtcggcactccttgccgacttcagtcgGATCTTCACAGTGGGACGCGGCTTTCTCGAACACGCTGCAGGAGGTAGCTCTCTTGATCTTTCTGCTGTTCTTAAGCTTAATTATCCTGAGAAATCCGATATCAAATCTAGCTTGGTCAATGGTACCGTCGAGAGCTTGGATGCAACCAATAGCCCAAATCACTTAAGTTCCATACAGGTTTTAGCCTATGCCCAGAAGAAATATGGGTACACGATGATCTCCCAAGCGGAGGAATCGTGCTCCCATCATAAATTTGAGGAAGAATCGGTAGAATTTGATTCTAATTCCTACTGTCCTAGATTCTGGAGTTTAGCAGATCAGTTCTTTAGATTGGACTATGGCAGTGATTGCTCTAGTCCGAATTGTGGCCCTTTCGGTACGAGTCATGACTTATTCATGTCTTTGAATCAAATCCAGTGTACAGAGGATGGAAGGTTTCATTTTTATATAGGTTTCTCCAATGGCAGTGAGCATCCCTACAATAGCTTGTTCGTGCCTGAGAAGTCCTTAGTTGCTGAGGGGTTCTGGGATCCAAGTGGGAACCGGCTCTGTGTCATGGCTTGTCGCATACTTAACATTCAAGGGGATTCTCTGGCAACTGCCTCGGTTGATGATTGCACAATTGGGTTTCGCTTATGGTTTCCTGAAGTGTTGTCAATCAAGAGTACCAGCAGCGTCGTCGGTCATATGTGGAGCAACAAGAATGTGAATGATATCAGCTATTTTAgcaaagtttcattctttagttTCGGCGACAATTTTGGGCTCTCTCCTGGTTCAAAGTATAAGTACACCAAATTGGATACCGTGAGGAACTTGTGTGTAGTGAATGATGTTgcaaagttggagaagaggaaataTCCTGGTGGACGGTCCTTCCGCGACATGAAATTTGGTTTCTATACAACAAACTCCAATGGCAAGAATGCATGGGGACAGGCAACACCGATATCACTTGGTGAGACGCATTATCAGAATGCTGATCCATCGGGATATGTAACTCCAATATCAGTCGATGAGACATACTATGGAGATTTTGATTCCTTCGTAGCAAAACCAGCACGAACATTGGTAAAGAAGGAGCAGACCCACTGGGATGTAAGCTACAGGATGAGCTATACCTTCAGTGGTTCAACAGTGGATGAGAATGTGCCAACTGAGATCTCAGCAGAAGGGATATACAATGCAAAAACTGGCATGCTCTGCATGGTAGGATGTCAGTATCCAAGCTATTCATTTTCTGAAAAACAAGGAAAAGGTGTGAATAACTCCATGGACTGTGAAATTCTCATCAATATCCAGCTTCCCCCTCTGAATCCAGAGACTGGAGAGCTTTTTAGTGGCACAATTAAGAGTACAagggagaaatcggaccctctTTTCTTTGATCCTGTAGAGGTTTCCGCATATGCTTTTGTCATAACAGGCCAAACGGTCCGGAGAATGGATATAGAAATCATTATGGTTGTGATCTCCCTCACACTTTCATGCATCTTTATCGGAATGCAGTTTTACCATCTcgagaagcattttccttctatATCCATCACGATGCTTGTTGTTCTTACTCTTGGCCACATGATCCCTTTGACGTTGAACTTCAGAGCAATGTTCTATAAGAATCATGACCCACCGAACATTCTGCACTGGAGCAATGGATGGCTCGACGCAGATGAGGTTATTGTGAGGGCCATGACAATGGTTTCTTTCCTGTTGCACTTCTGTTTACTTCAAGTGGCATGGTCTTCTAGGTCAGCGAAGGAGGGCAGGGAGGGCCTGTGGGTCGCTGAGAAGAGAGGTCTCATGTTGTGCTTGGCTTTGTATCTTGCTGGTGGACTAATTGCCTGGTTTGTTCACACGAGGCTGTATGAATAA
- the LOC103702591 gene encoding uncharacterized protein LOC103702591, translating into MASTAVRISPFLSPPSIVLLFLTFLASFSSSSSPPTEISYAEHCNSIVPESIPTRLLVDSNSFQISHGYFSGGGHLLEPDSSSGRSRPKSIQFRRDHLHQTQIPGIIQVRGTLILRGGNTHIQANYTDSIDGSLVHYNYTVRKEASFDLSGFWSKSSGKLCMVGRGFPQHAAGGSSLDLSAVLKLNYPEKSDIKSSWVNGTVESLDATNSPNHFSSIQVLAYAQKKYGYTMISQANESCSHHKFEEELVEFDSNSYCHRLWRLESQSFRLDYGSDCSSPNCGPFGTSHDFFMSLNLIQCTEDGRFHFYIGFSNSSEHPYNRLFVPEKSLVGEGFWHPSGNRLCVMACRILNIQGDYLATASVDDCTIGFRLWFPEVLSIKSTSSVVGHMWSNKNENDTSYFSKVSFFSFGDNFGLSPGSKYRYTKLDTVRNLCVVNDVAKLEKRKYPGGRSFRDMKFGFYTTNSNGKNAWGQATPISLGETHYQNADPSGYVTPISVDETYYGDFDSFVAKPARTLVKKEQTHWDVSYRMSYTFSGSTMDENVQTEISSEGIYNAKTGMLCMVGCQYPSYSFSEKQGKGANNSMDCEILINIQLPPLNPETGELFSGTIKSTREKSDPLFFDPVEVSAYAFVTTGETVRRMDIEIIMAVISLTLSCIFIRMQFYHLKKHFPSISITMLVVLTLGHMIPLMLNFRAMFYKNHDPQNIQYRSGGWLEADEVIVRAMTMVAFLLLLRLLQAAWSSRSAEEGRKGLWVAEKRALMLCLALYLAGGLIAWFVHTRLYEIKWWRSEHSVRLQHSLWKDLISYCGLILDGFLLPQIILNIFWNSKDKALNPFFYVGTTILRAVPHLYDAYRANHFVPHLKWSYFYASHDRDLYSTGWNIIIPCQGVLFAFLIYLQQRFGGDCILPKRFRKSGEYETVLSP; encoded by the coding sequence ATGGCAAGTACCGCGGTTCGCatttctcccttcctctctcctccATCGATCGTCCTCCTCTTTCTCACCTTCCTCGcctctttttcctcctcctcctctccccccACCGAAATCTCCTATGCCGAGCACTGCAACTCTATCGTCCCCGAGTCCATCCCCACCCGCCTCCTTGTCGACTCCAACTCCTTCCAGATCTCCCACGGCTACTTCTCCGGCGGTGGCCACCTCCTCGAGCCAGATTCCAGCTCCGGCCGCTCTAGACCAAAGTCCATCCAATTCCGACGTGATCACCTTCACCAGACCCAAATCCCCGGCATCATCCAGGTCCGTGGGACCCTGATCCTCCGCGGTGGAAATACTCATATCCAGGCGAACTATACGGATTCGATAGACGGCTCTCTTGTCCATTATAACTACACTGTGAGGAAAGAAGCCAGCTTTGACCTCTCTGGCTTCTGGTCCAAATCTTCCGGCAAGCTTTGCATGGTGGGACGCGGCTTTCCCCAACACGCTGCAGGAGGTAGCTCTCTTGATCTTTCTGCTGTTCTTAAGCTTAATTATCCTGAGAAATCCGATATCAAATCTAGCTGGGTCAATGGTACTGTCGAGAGCTTGGATGCAACCAATAGCCCAAATCACTTCAGTTCCATCCAGGTTTTAGCCTATGCCCAGAAGAAATATGGGTACACGATGATCTCCCAAGCGAATGAATCGTGCTCCCATCATAAATTTGAGGAAGAATTGGTAGAATTTGATTCTAATTCCTACTGTCATAGACTCTGGAGATTAGAAAGTCAGTCCTTTAGATTGGACTATGGCAGTGATTGCTCTAGTCCGAATTGTGGCCCTTTCGGTACGAGTCATGACTTTTTCATGTCTTTGAATCTAATCCAGTGTACAGAGGATGGAAGGTTTCATTTTTATATAGGTTTCTCCAACAGCAGTGAGCATCCATACAATAGATTGTTTGTGCCTGAGAAGTCCTTGGTTGGTGAGGGGTTCTGGCATCCAAGTGGGAACCGGCTCTGCGTCATGGCTTGTCGCATACTTAACATTCAAGGGGATTATCTGGCAACCGCGTCGGTTGATGATTGCACGATTGGGTTTCGCTTATGGTTTCCTGAAGTGTTGTCAATCAAGAGTACCAGCAGCGTCGTCGGTCATATGTGGAGCAACAAGAATGAGAATGATACCAGCTATTTTAgcaaagtttcattctttagttTCGGCGACAATTTTGGGTTGTCTCCTGGTTCAAAGTATAGGTACACCAAATTGGATACCGTGAGGAACTTGTGTGTAGTGAATGATGTTgcaaagttggagaagaggaaataTCCTGGTGGACGGTCCTTCCGCGACATGAAATTTGGTTTCTATACAACAAACTCCAATGGCAAGAATGCATGGGGACAGGCAACACCGATATCACTTGGTGAGACGCATTATCAGAATGCTGATCCATCGGGATATGTAACTCCAATATCAGTCGATGAGACATACTATGGAGATTTTGATTCCTTCGTAGCAAAACCAGCACGAACATTGGTAAAGAAGGAGCAGACCCACTGGGATGTAAGCTACAGGATGAGCTATACCTTCAGTGGTTCAACAATGGATGAGAATGTGCAAACTGAGATCTCATCAGAGGGGATATACAATGCAAAAACTGGCATGCTCTGCATGGTAGGATGTCAGTATCCAAGCTATTCATTTTCCGAAAAACAAGGAAAAGGTGCGAATAACTCCATGGACTGTGAAATTCTCATCAATATCCAGCTTCCCCCTCTGAATCCAGAGACTGGAGAGCTTTTTAGTGGCACAATTAAGAGTACAagggagaaatcggaccctctTTTCTTTGATCCTGTAGAGGTTTCCGCATATGCTTTTGTCACAACAGGCGAAACGGTCCGGAGGATGGATATAGAAATCATTATGGCTGTGATCTCCCTCACACTTTCATGCATCTTTATCAGAATGCAGTTTTACCATCTcaagaagcattttccttctatATCCATCACGATGCTTGTTGTTCTTACTCTTGGCCACATGATCCCTTTGATGTTGAACTTCAGAGCAATGTTCTATAAGAATCATGACCCACAGAACATTCAGTACCGGAGCGGTGGATGGCTCGAGGCAGATGAGGTTATTGTGAGGGCCATGACAATGGTTGCTTTCCTGTTGCTCCTCCGTTTACTTCAAGCGGCATGGTCTTCTAGATCAGCGGAGGAGGGCAGGAAGGGCCTGTGGGTCGCTGAGAAGAGAGCTCTCATGTTGTGCTTGGCTTTGTATCTTGCTGGTGGACTAATTGCCTGGTTTGTTCACACGAGGCTGTATGAAATTAAATGGTGGAGATCTGAACATTCGGTTAGGCTCCAACATTCTCTGTGGAAGGATCTGATATCATACTGCGGCTTGATACTTGATGGCTTCCTGCTCCCTCAAATCATATTAAATATCTTTTGGAACTCCAAAGACAAGGCTCTGAACCCTTTCTTCTATGTCGGAACCACCATTCTTCGTGCAGTGCCTCACTTGTATGATGCTTATAGAGCTAACCATTTTGTTCCCCATCTCAAATGGTCATACTTCTATGCTAGCCATGATCGAGATTTGTACTCCACTGGGTGGAATATCATCATTCCTTGCCAGGGAGTGCTCTTTGCATTTCTTATATACTTGCAGCAGCGGTTTGGTGGCGATTGCATCCTTCCTAAAAGATTTAGAAAGTCTGGTGAGTACGAGACAGTCCTGAGTCCGTAG